DNA sequence from the Candidatus Fluviicola riflensis genome:
TGGATTTCAGGTCCGTTGATGTCAAAAATAGCCGTATCAGTATTTTTTAATTGTTCCATCGTATGACGCGCAACACCATAAATGGTTTTGTTATCGAAGTTCACATCCAGCTCCAAATCGATGTGCTTGGTTCTGATTTCGTTGGTATTGGAAAATGAATGGGCGTCCTCAATCGAAACATTTCCGGTAACATCCGCCTGGTCGTCTGCTACATTGCTGTCAGGTGCAGAATCACATGAAGCAACGAAGAAAAGAGATATGGTCGAAATGACCGCTATAAGTGAAAATTTATTCATTAGTCGGTTCTACTTAAGTGTGCTAAGATAGGTTTTTCTTTACGATTGCAAATTGTCGGAAAGCTTCTTTCGGTCTTTTTTACTCAGATATCTGATCACATCAGCTGCGCCCATTAACCCGAAAAGCGCCGGCATATAACTCACTGTTCCATAAAAGGAACGCTTAAAATTACTGCCATCAGTCATTTTCAACGACTCTTTTTGCTGCAATTCGGAAGAGAAAACACAGCGTACGTTTTTGAACTCCACGTTTTTCTTCTTCAATCGTTTTTTCACGTGATGTGCCAGCTGACAATTATGACTATTCGGCAGATTGGTAACCTGCACACGGCTCGGATCGGTTTTTCCGCCGGCTCCCAAATGCGAAATGATTTTGATTCGCAAACGCTTGGCAGCAATGATCCATTCCAGTTTCGGCGCCAGGCT
Encoded proteins:
- a CDS encoding tRNA threonylcarbamoyladenosine dehydratase, producing MASWLERTELILGKTEMDRLKSAHVMIVGLGGIGSFAGEFIARSGIGTITLIDGDVFDPSNKNRQLTALDSTIGRNKAVVLAERIREINPDVALNVVEEFVVPTRVWELLKEYQPDYVMDCIDSLAPKLEWIIAAKRLRIKIISHLGAGGKTDPSRVQVTNLPNSHNCQLAHHVKKRLKKKNVEFKNVRCVFSSELQQKESLKMTDGSNFKRSFYGTVSYMPALFGLMGAADVIRYLSKKDRKKLSDNLQS